One genomic window of Luteitalea pratensis includes the following:
- a CDS encoding FAD-dependent oxidoreductase gives MQRRRLLRSLLALWPLSGFARGRLAAAAQAPVWTEAQPFRTLQQRLGSRLLAIRSPLDACAGAGGADAPALFAKLKNPYYLGDEPGLTQTLGWAGAWVSRASRYAVRAESADDVAAAVTFARTQRVRLVVKGGGHSYFGNSNAADSLLVWTRALDRVEMHDAFVPSAAPPGTPARAAVSVGAGAMWGRVYDIVSVTHGRYVQGGGCLTVGVSGFVQGGGFGSFSKAFGTGAASLLEAEVVTADGRTRVVNRWRDPDLFFALRGGGGGTFGVVTRLTLATHRLPDTVGAVLFTVTANTDAAWTALVARVIAFYAEALFNPTWGEQLRFDRGRKLSVSMVCHGLDRDAIEAAWKPFLSWISAHGSDYQLNGEPLILAIPGRRFWDPAALRQVPGVVMGDDRPGAPSGNVFWATNLGEAGQLLRAYESMWLPARLLDAGQQARLVEALVVAATNWGVTLHVNKGMAGGAPEAIAACRETATNPQVLDAFALVICAADAPPAWPGIPGHEPNLAEAKTEASHVQQAMAPLRRLVPGAGTYMSEANYHDTDWQAAYWGEHHARLAPIKRKYDPDHVFRGHHVVGGT, from the coding sequence ATGCAGCGACGCCGACTCCTCCGTTCGTTGTTGGCCTTGTGGCCACTGTCCGGTTTTGCGCGAGGCCGCCTCGCCGCAGCCGCGCAGGCCCCGGTATGGACGGAGGCACAGCCGTTCAGGACATTGCAACAGCGGCTCGGATCACGGCTCCTCGCGATCCGCTCGCCACTGGACGCGTGCGCCGGGGCCGGTGGCGCGGACGCGCCAGCACTGTTTGCGAAGTTGAAGAACCCGTACTACCTCGGCGACGAGCCCGGACTCACGCAAACGCTCGGCTGGGCCGGAGCCTGGGTCTCGCGCGCGAGCCGGTACGCCGTGCGCGCCGAGTCGGCTGACGACGTCGCCGCGGCGGTGACCTTCGCACGTACCCAGCGCGTCCGCCTCGTGGTGAAGGGTGGCGGCCACAGCTACTTCGGCAACTCCAACGCGGCCGACTCGCTGCTCGTCTGGACGCGCGCGCTGGATCGCGTCGAAATGCATGACGCATTCGTGCCGTCGGCGGCGCCGCCAGGGACACCGGCACGCGCAGCGGTCTCGGTTGGCGCGGGCGCCATGTGGGGGCGCGTGTACGACATCGTCTCGGTGACGCACGGACGCTACGTGCAGGGCGGCGGTTGCCTCACGGTGGGCGTATCGGGTTTCGTGCAGGGCGGCGGATTCGGCAGCTTCTCCAAGGCATTCGGCACCGGCGCAGCCAGCTTGCTCGAGGCCGAGGTCGTCACCGCCGACGGCCGCACGCGCGTCGTGAACCGGTGGCGCGACCCGGACCTGTTCTTCGCGCTGCGCGGGGGCGGCGGCGGCACCTTCGGCGTCGTCACGCGTCTCACGCTCGCCACGCACCGCCTGCCTGACACGGTTGGCGCGGTGTTGTTCACGGTCACCGCCAATACCGATGCCGCGTGGACGGCGCTGGTCGCGCGCGTGATCGCGTTCTATGCCGAGGCGCTGTTCAATCCCACGTGGGGCGAGCAGTTGCGGTTCGATCGCGGCCGCAAGCTCAGCGTATCGATGGTGTGTCATGGCCTCGATCGCGACGCCATCGAGGCGGCGTGGAAGCCGTTCCTGTCGTGGATCTCGGCGCACGGCAGCGACTACCAGCTCAATGGCGAGCCGTTGATCCTCGCCATCCCGGGCCGGCGCTTCTGGGATCCGGCCGCCCTGCGGCAGGTCCCCGGCGTGGTCATGGGCGACGATCGTCCCGGAGCCCCTTCCGGCAACGTGTTCTGGGCCACCAATCTCGGCGAGGCCGGGCAGCTACTGCGCGCTTACGAGTCGATGTGGTTGCCGGCGCGACTGCTCGACGCCGGCCAGCAGGCGCGTCTCGTCGAGGCGCTCGTGGTGGCCGCCACGAATTGGGGCGTCACGCTGCACGTCAACAAGGGCATGGCGGGCGGCGCGCCGGAGGCGATTGCCGCCTGCCGCGAGACGGCCACCAATCCGCAGGTGCTCGATGCGTTCGCGCTGGTCATCTGCGCGGCCGACGCGCCACCTGCGTGGCCGGGCATTCCAGGCCATGAGCCGAATCTCGCCGAGGCGAAGACCGAGGCCTCGCACGTGCAGCAGGCGATGGCGCCGCTACGTCGATTGGTGCCTGGCGCCGGCACCTACATGTCGGAAGCGAACTATCACGACACCGACTGGCAGGCCGCGTACTGGGGCGAGCACCATGCGCGACTCGCGCCGATCAAGCGCAAATACGATCCCGACCACGTCTTTCGCGGCCACCACGTCGTCGGTGGCACTTGA
- a CDS encoding ankyrin repeat domain-containing protein codes for MPRSLPERPDLENLKTQAKSLLRAAREGDTAAVSRFTILPAFGNRPPAQWPVTDLALHDAQSVLAREHGFVSWNAMREEVEARTLTFDAAKDEFVRCATGGASGRAERILALHPRIATASLQTAIVLGDAATVSARLQAHSELATQPGGPQEWEPLLYACHTCLCGRDASRLDGLVAIARQLCILGANPNGEYHWNWHPELPRTVLWGALCAVSHLPLAEVLLEAGANPTDGVSAHITGGGGNIAALELLHRYGLCADGIAGAVPPLLHMMLWATNPTGPRWLLEHGADANLSWGLDGEAPLHVAARRWDVAMVDILLNHGADLHRRRKDGRTAHALAELHGNRDIAQHLLATGAHDELSALDRFVAACARGDRHDAAAMLVAQPSLRGQLRPDHHLLLHRPAESGDSAALETMLASGFDPDARDQDNVTPLHRAAMGGHPDAVRVLLAHGADIGALDGMFAASPLVWAVEGRDHASPGSDHVAVARILIDAGCSLDWQPPPGAPDQERTFERLIDLRRAALESA; via the coding sequence ATGCCACGCTCACTCCCCGAACGCCCCGATCTCGAGAACCTCAAGACCCAGGCGAAATCGCTGCTGCGCGCCGCGCGTGAGGGCGACACCGCAGCCGTCAGCCGCTTCACGATCCTGCCCGCTTTCGGCAACAGGCCACCGGCTCAGTGGCCGGTGACCGATCTCGCCCTGCACGACGCGCAGTCGGTCCTCGCGCGTGAGCACGGGTTCGTGTCGTGGAATGCCATGCGCGAGGAGGTCGAGGCGCGCACGCTGACGTTCGACGCCGCGAAGGACGAGTTCGTCCGTTGCGCCACGGGTGGCGCGTCCGGACGCGCCGAACGCATCCTCGCCCTGCACCCGCGCATCGCGACGGCGTCGTTGCAAACCGCGATCGTGCTCGGCGACGCCGCGACCGTGAGCGCGCGCCTGCAGGCGCATTCCGAGCTCGCGACGCAACCCGGCGGCCCCCAGGAGTGGGAGCCACTGCTCTATGCCTGCCACACGTGCCTGTGCGGTCGCGACGCGTCGCGGCTCGACGGACTGGTCGCCATCGCGCGGCAGTTGTGCATCCTTGGTGCGAATCCGAACGGTGAGTATCACTGGAACTGGCATCCCGAGCTGCCACGCACCGTGCTGTGGGGCGCCCTGTGCGCGGTGTCGCACCTGCCCCTCGCGGAGGTGCTGCTCGAGGCCGGCGCGAATCCCACCGATGGCGTCTCCGCGCACATCACCGGCGGCGGTGGCAACATCGCGGCACTCGAGTTGTTGCACCGGTACGGCTTGTGCGCCGACGGCATTGCCGGCGCAGTCCCGCCGCTCCTGCACATGATGTTGTGGGCGACCAATCCCACCGGGCCGCGTTGGCTACTCGAGCACGGCGCGGACGCCAACCTGTCCTGGGGCCTCGACGGAGAGGCGCCCCTGCACGTCGCGGCGCGCCGCTGGGACGTCGCCATGGTCGACATCCTGCTCAATCACGGAGCTGATCTCCATCGGCGCCGCAAGGATGGCCGCACCGCGCATGCGCTCGCGGAGCTGCACGGCAATCGCGATATCGCCCAGCACCTGCTGGCCACGGGCGCGCACGACGAACTGTCGGCGCTCGACCGCTTCGTTGCCGCATGCGCGCGTGGCGATCGCCACGACGCCGCCGCCATGCTCGTGGCGCAGCCGTCCTTGCGCGGCCAGCTGCGACCAGACCATCACCTGCTGCTGCATCGGCCCGCCGAAAGCGGCGATAGCGCCGCGCTCGAGACGATGCTGGCATCCGGATTCGATCCGGACGCCCGTGACCAGGACAACGTCACACCACTGCATCGCGCGGCCATGGGCGGCCACCCGGACGCGGTACGCGTCCTCCTCGCCCACGGCGCCGACATCGGCGCGCTCGACGGCATGTTCGCTGCTTCGCCGCTCGTGTGGGCGGTAGAGGGTCGGGATCACGCCAGTCCTGGCTCCGATCACGTGGCTGTCGCGCGAATCCTGATCGACGCGGGCTGCTCACTCGACTGGCAGCCACCGCCTGGCGCGCCTGACCAGGAGCGTACCTTCGAGCGGCTGATCGATCTGCGCCGGGCGGCGCTCGAATCGGCCTGA